From a single Mobula birostris isolate sMobBir1 chromosome 32, sMobBir1.hap1, whole genome shotgun sequence genomic region:
- the LOC140191141 gene encoding uncharacterized protein encodes MARVSIATRHKVVILHQQGLSQAEISRQTGVSRCAVKALLKKHKETGKIEDQKRSGRPRKLSAAEERYIILTSLLNRKKSSTAISSELTETTGTQVHPSTVRRSLVRSGLLKLKECKTAQARFEVGGPVSDACNDTTSKASAAGVPPSETPASEAPPEELQLTVSSLPMQRCYRKSRELQPTLDRRRKQGHPLNSEELQDGHCIDSAESPSDSSEDDSDEALRLTAMSQLSPIKTKGVKVHVTEDETIDKLVVDPSTIAQPLNNLLKDRERHGSVVVSTTLYSTSNPCSTPAAVCKKFVRSPRDRVGFLRVLRFPPKVQRRSGW; translated from the coding sequence atggcaagagtgagcattgcaacaagacacaaggtggtcatcctgcatcagcaaggtctctcccaagcgGAAATTTCGCGGCAGACAGgtgtttcaagatgtgctgtcaaagctcttctgaagaagcacaaagaaacaggCAAAATTGAGGACCAGAAACGCAGTGGTCGGCCAcggaaactgagtgcagcagaaGAGAGGTACATCATACTGACATCCCTTCTAAATCGGAAAAAGTCCAGCACTGCTATtagctctgaactcacagaaactACTGGAACTCAAGTACACCCTTCTACAGTTcggagaagtcttgtcagaagtggtcttctGAAGCTGAAAGAATGTAAGACAGCTCAGGCTCGATTTGAAGTGGGTGGTCCTGTGAGTGACGCTTGCAATGACACTACAAGTAAGGCTAGTGCTGCCGGCGTTCCACCCAGTGAAACACCTGCTTCTGAAGCTCCGCCTGAAGAATTACAGCTTACAGTGAGCAGTCTCCCTATGCAGCGCTGCTACCGGAAATCCAGAGAATTACAGCCTACATTGGACAGACGCCGGAAACAGGGACACCCTCTGAACTCCGAGGAATTACAGGATGGGCATTGCATAGACTCTGCAGAGTCGCCTAGCGACTCAAGTGAGGACGACAGTGATGAAGCACTAAGATTGACAGCTATGTCACAACTTTCTCCAATAAAGACCAAGGGAGTGAAGGTACATGTGACTGAAGATGAAACTATTGATAAGCTAGTGGTAGATCCATCAACTATTGCTCAACCACTCAACAATCTCCTGAAGGACAGGGAAAGGCATGGcagcgtggtggttagcacaacactttacagtaccagcaacccatgttcaactcctgctgctgtctgtaagaagtttgtacgttctccccgtgaccgtgtgggtttcctccgggtgctccggtttcctcccaaagtccaaagacgcagtggttggtag